One Immundisolibacter sp. DNA window includes the following coding sequences:
- a CDS encoding methylenetetrahydrofolate reductase encodes MGSLRAFGLDVTLTLCRRLLDGGVPGIHFYTLNRAEPSATLWQTLGLSQG; translated from the coding sequence CTGGGCAGCCTGCGCGCCTTTGGGCTGGACGTAACCCTGACGCTGTGCCGGCGCTTGTTGGATGGCGGCGTGCCCGGCATTCACTTCTATACCCTCAACCGCGCCGAGCCGTCTGCCACGCTGTGGCAGACGCTGGGGTTGTCGCAGGGCT